From a region of the Acanthochromis polyacanthus isolate Apoly-LR-REF ecotype Palm Island chromosome 3, KAUST_Apoly_ChrSc, whole genome shotgun sequence genome:
- the LOC110960432 gene encoding homeobox protein Nkx-2.5-like, with the protein MLLGGLHFLDAAEQELDDMMLQSPLTSTPFSVKDILKLEQQQQQQSGSLELTHRVHSQQHLASSPPQQQQQHFQTPPSCMLAGARDSPSFSDGEDNLAYLSALAVREEDRGETSLSPDMYVHPGLQGAKLEAAELEEQESKNCGLLSREEATEGGQGDSERPVQKQRSRRRPRVLFSQAQVFELERRFKQQRYLSAPEREHLASTLKLTSNQVKIWFQNRRYKCKRQRQDKSLEAAGQHHPPPPRRVAVPVLVRDGKPCLGSAQSYTAAAQYGPNPYSYNGYPTYTYNSPAYNSNYSCTYTSIPALPPSSTQNAFMNMNLGNVSGLGGSPQPQTHQGTAVTSCQGSLQGIRAW; encoded by the exons ATGTTACTCGGCGGGCTTCATTTCCTCGATGCTGCAGAGCAGGAGCTGGATGACATGATGCTGCAGAGTCCGCTCACCTCCACGCCGTTTTCTGTCAAGGATATCCTCaagctggagcagcagcagcagcagcagtccgGGTCCTTGGAGCTGACGCACCGGGTCCACAGCCAGCAGCACTtggcctcctctcctcctcagcagcagcagcagcatttccaAACGCCGCCGTCCTGCATGCTGGCCGGGGCCCGGGACAGCCCTTCCTTCTCGGACGGGGAAGACAACCTGGCTTACCTCAGCGCGCTGGCGGTGCGTGAGGAGGACCGCGGGGAGACCAGCCTGTCCCCGGACATGTACGTCCATCCCGGCCTGCAGGGAGCCAAGCTGGAGGCCGCCGAgctggaggagcaggagagcA AGAACTGCGGGCTGTTATCCAGGGAAGAGGCAACAGAGGGCGGGCAGGGCGACTCGGAGAGGCCGGTGCAGAAGCAGAGAAGCCGGCGGAGACCCAGGGTGCTCTTCTCCCAGGCGCAGGTCTTCGAGCTGGAGCGGCGCTTCAAGCAGCAGCGCTACCTGTCCGCCCCGGAGCGAGAGCACCTGGCGAGCACCCTCAAACTCACCTCGAACCAGGTGAagatctggttccagaaccgCCGCTATAAATGCAAAAGGCAGCGGCAGGACAAGTCTCTGGAAGCGGCGGGGCAACACCACCCTCCGCCGCCGCGGCGCGTCGCCGTGCCGGTGCTGGTCCGTGACGGGAAGCCGTGTTTGGGCAGCGCGCAAAGTTACACCGCCGCTGCTCAGTACGGACCCAACCCGTACAGCTATAACGGATATCCGACCTACACATACAACAGCCCCGCTTACAACAGTAACTACAGCTGCACGTACACCAGCATCCCCGCCCTTCCTCCGTCCAGCACCCAGAACGCTTTCATGAACATGAACTTGGGAAACGTGAGCGGCCTCGGCGGCTCTCCACAGCCCCAAACACACCAAGGGACAGCGGTCACGTCCTGTCAGGGCTCCCTGCAGGGCATCCGGGCCTGGTAG